One segment of Phaeacidiphilus oryzae TH49 DNA contains the following:
- a CDS encoding family 2B encapsulin nanocompartment shell protein, protein MTVDSGIEAEQPGAEPNGPGDPSSSQTSLATAAARNLATTTKTAPQMQGITSRWLLRTLPWVEVSGGTYRVNRRLSYAVGRGRVSFAKTGAEVRVVPPSLAELPQLRGFRDTAVLNALAERFEQRDFEPGEELVTSGEAAESLVLIAHGKAQRLGDGKYGHTTVLGVLADGEHYGDEALGGQEARWTETLRTVTAGTALILPRQSFRELVGLSAALREQLAAYAAGPAKSANKHGEADIELASGHSGELELPGTFVDYELAPREYELAVAQTVLRVHSRVADLYNQPMNQTEQQLRLTIEALRERQEHELVNNPEFGLLANADYEQRVHTHGGPPTPDDLDELLSRRRKSKFFLAHPKAIAAFGRECSKRGLYPDTVDVHGNAVPAWRGVPIFPCNKIPVSEHGTTSIMVMRTGESDQGVVGLHQTGLPDEYEPGLSVRFMGIDEKAVISYLVSTYYSAAVLVPDALGVLENVEIARDRS, encoded by the coding sequence ATGACGGTCGACTCGGGGATCGAAGCGGAGCAGCCGGGAGCGGAGCCCAACGGCCCCGGTGATCCGAGTTCCTCGCAGACCAGCCTGGCCACCGCCGCCGCGCGGAATCTGGCCACCACCACCAAGACCGCACCTCAGATGCAGGGCATCACCTCGCGGTGGCTGCTTCGCACGCTGCCCTGGGTGGAGGTCTCCGGCGGCACCTACCGGGTCAACCGCAGGCTCAGCTACGCGGTCGGCCGGGGCAGGGTGAGCTTCGCCAAGACCGGCGCCGAGGTCCGGGTCGTCCCACCGAGCCTCGCCGAGCTCCCGCAGCTGCGCGGCTTCAGGGACACCGCGGTGCTGAACGCCCTGGCCGAGCGGTTCGAGCAGCGCGACTTCGAGCCGGGCGAGGAGCTGGTGACCTCGGGCGAGGCCGCCGAGAGCCTGGTGCTGATCGCCCACGGCAAGGCCCAGCGGCTCGGCGACGGCAAGTACGGCCACACCACCGTCCTCGGGGTGCTGGCCGACGGTGAGCACTACGGCGACGAGGCCCTCGGCGGCCAGGAGGCCCGCTGGACGGAGACACTGCGCACGGTCACCGCCGGCACGGCGCTGATCCTGCCCCGGCAGTCCTTCCGCGAACTGGTCGGCCTGTCCGCGGCACTGCGCGAGCAGCTCGCCGCATACGCCGCCGGCCCGGCCAAGTCGGCCAACAAGCACGGCGAGGCCGACATCGAGCTGGCCTCAGGACACAGTGGCGAGCTGGAGCTGCCTGGCACCTTCGTCGACTACGAACTCGCCCCCCGCGAATACGAGTTGGCCGTCGCGCAGACCGTGCTGAGGGTGCACAGCCGGGTCGCCGACCTCTACAACCAGCCGATGAACCAGACCGAGCAGCAGTTGCGGCTGACCATCGAGGCACTGCGCGAGCGCCAGGAGCACGAGCTGGTCAACAACCCCGAGTTCGGCCTGCTCGCCAATGCCGACTACGAGCAGCGGGTGCACACCCACGGCGGCCCGCCGACCCCGGACGACCTGGACGAACTGCTCTCCCGCCGGCGGAAGTCCAAGTTCTTCCTGGCCCACCCCAAGGCGATCGCCGCCTTCGGCCGGGAGTGCAGCAAGCGCGGCCTCTACCCGGACACCGTGGACGTCCACGGCAACGCGGTGCCGGCCTGGCGGGGCGTCCCGATCTTCCCCTGCAACAAGATCCCGGTCAGCGAGCACGGCACCACCTCGATCATGGTGATGCGCACCGGCGAGTCCGACCAGGGCGTGGTCGGCCTCCACCAGACCGGCCTGCCGGACGAGTACGAGCCGGGGCTCTCCGTCCGCTTCATGGGCATCGATGAGAAGGCCGTCATCTCCTACCTGGTCTCGACGTACTACTCGGCGGCGGTGCTGGTGCCGGACGCGCTGGGTGTGCTGGAGAACGTCGAGATCGCCAGGGACCGGAGCTGA
- a CDS encoding helix-turn-helix domain-containing protein, with the protein MSTQPSNEARVIPLRPQASPPPGSGAAPRAPQRPAAAPGAPGLPGAPAVPGTPAAPPEPLLRDLVGDVLRRERLAQRRTLKDVSETARISMPYLSELERGRKEGSSEVLAAAARALGLGLGDLLSLAQDELARYAPSVGGRAGHGRTTPTARYDGLCLAA; encoded by the coding sequence GTGAGCACACAGCCGTCGAACGAAGCCCGCGTCATCCCGCTACGCCCGCAGGCCTCGCCGCCGCCCGGCTCCGGTGCGGCGCCCCGCGCCCCGCAGCGGCCGGCCGCCGCACCTGGCGCCCCCGGCTTGCCGGGGGCCCCCGCCGTACCGGGGACGCCCGCCGCGCCGCCGGAGCCCCTGCTGCGCGATCTGGTCGGAGACGTGCTGCGCCGCGAACGGCTGGCCCAGCGGCGCACGTTGAAGGACGTCTCGGAGACGGCCCGGATCTCGATGCCGTACCTCTCGGAGCTGGAGCGCGGGCGCAAGGAGGGCTCGTCCGAGGTGCTCGCGGCCGCCGCCCGGGCGCTCGGCCTCGGGCTCGGCGACCTCCTCTCGCTGGCGCAGGACGAGCTGGCCCGTTACGCCCCGAGCGTCGGCGGCCGGGCCGGCCACGGCCGCACCACGCCCACCGCGCGGTACGACGGGCTCTGCCTCGCCGCCTGA
- a CDS encoding ClpP family protease, whose amino-acid sequence MSSYTVPYVIERTAQGERSYDVFSRLLNERIIFLGTEIDDGVANVVIAQLLHLESANPEREISIYLNSPGGSFTSLMAIYDTMSFVQAPISTFCVGQAASTAAVLLAGGDPGRRFVLQHARVLLGQPASAGRQGTVSDLSLAAKEMIRIRSQVEEVLSRHTHHDVATLRADMDREKVLTAEEAVAYGLADEVLSRRLAFV is encoded by the coding sequence ATGAGCTCTTACACGGTTCCCTACGTCATCGAGCGGACCGCGCAGGGCGAGCGGTCCTACGACGTCTTCAGCCGGCTGCTCAACGAGCGGATCATCTTCCTCGGCACCGAGATCGACGACGGGGTCGCCAACGTGGTGATCGCCCAGCTCCTCCACCTGGAGTCGGCGAACCCCGAGCGGGAGATCTCGATCTACCTCAACTCGCCCGGCGGATCCTTCACCTCGCTGATGGCCATCTACGACACGATGTCCTTCGTGCAGGCCCCGATCTCCACCTTCTGCGTCGGCCAGGCCGCCTCGACGGCGGCGGTGCTGCTGGCCGGCGGTGACCCGGGCCGGCGGTTCGTCCTCCAGCACGCCCGGGTGCTCCTCGGCCAGCCGGCCAGCGCCGGGCGGCAGGGGACGGTCTCCGACCTGAGCCTCGCGGCCAAGGAGATGATCCGGATCCGCTCGCAGGTGGAGGAGGTGCTCTCCCGGCACACCCACCACGACGTGGCGACGCTGCGCGCGGACATGGACCGGGAGAAGGTGCTCACCGCAGAGGAGGCCGTCGCCTACGGCCTCGCCGACGAGGTGCTGAGCCGGCGGCTCGCCTTCGTCTGA
- a CDS encoding ATP-dependent Clp protease proteolytic subunit: MTPLSTLSPRAEEGDTAATRFDDHLAAQLLGQRIVLLGTQVDEVSANRVCAQLLLLSAEEPRSDISLYINSPGGSVTAGLAIYDTMRLIPNDVSTLAMGFAASMGQFLLSVGAPGKRFALPNARIMMHQPSAGIGGTTADIEIQAENLQFTKEAIERITAEHTGQSQEAIARDGDRDRWFTAEQAREYGIVDRVVESLADIRPAASRRRMGL, from the coding sequence ATGACTCCACTCAGCACCCTCTCGCCCCGGGCGGAGGAGGGCGACACCGCGGCCACCCGCTTCGACGACCACCTCGCGGCCCAGCTGCTCGGCCAGCGGATCGTCCTCCTGGGCACCCAGGTGGACGAGGTGTCGGCGAACCGGGTCTGCGCGCAGCTCCTGCTGCTGTCCGCGGAGGAGCCGCGCAGCGACATCAGCCTGTACATCAACAGCCCCGGCGGCTCGGTCACCGCCGGGCTCGCCATCTACGACACCATGCGGCTGATCCCCAACGACGTCTCCACACTGGCGATGGGCTTCGCGGCCAGCATGGGCCAGTTCCTGCTCAGTGTGGGCGCGCCCGGAAAGCGGTTCGCGCTGCCGAACGCGCGGATCATGATGCACCAGCCCTCCGCGGGGATCGGCGGCACCACCGCGGACATCGAGATCCAGGCGGAGAACCTCCAGTTCACCAAGGAGGCCATCGAGCGGATCACCGCCGAGCACACCGGCCAGAGCCAGGAGGCCATCGCCCGGGACGGCGACCGGGACCGCTGGTTCACCGCCGAGCAGGCCAGGGAGTACGGGATCGTGGACCGGGTGGTGGAGTCGCTCGCCGACATCCGCCCGGCCGCGTCCCGCCGGCGGATGGGGTTGTGA
- a CDS encoding MFS transporter — protein sequence MYTVIAIVVLFAEIAALQYTMVASAVSRIAPSFPGTGAGISWMIIIFGLVGGATTPVLGKLSDLWGKRRVMLLSAVSFAVGTLICALTSSWGLFLLGRGLEAVAICAPNVAYGLFRDVLPRRHIPAAVGMVATGLGLSAVAAPLLGGWMLDHFSWRAIFWFLLAFVCVMIPLLVLVVPESRLRVRQRLDVAGAVLLSGGVALVLMYLSNGAEWGWSRPSALAWLIGGALALAVFVAWERRVAEPLIDLGLLFSPRLGLALLAALLGSVTIGVQGYAVPYMMQTPKRAELAHAVAQQLAAASGGKLTPARLPLVHIDFNAALGYGLGATLLGYGLASAIFSGGLGMIGGAGTGEWARWAGPRRPLLLAMASFTVAPLLYAFFSHSTWQYVLCACVFGVGYGAFYSSVPNLVVEAVPASRQGISSAMFGVVTALATSVGTAVLSAFLSAHPARFQVRLPGVPASASGGWHPLPGVYADAGYRWGLLFGAAAGLLGLVVALLMRHGRAPATGGRAQPEPDDAARTEGSEAASAA from the coding sequence GTGTACACGGTCATCGCGATCGTGGTGCTGTTCGCCGAGATCGCCGCCCTGCAGTACACCATGGTGGCGTCCGCGGTGAGCCGGATCGCCCCCTCGTTCCCCGGCACGGGCGCCGGGATCAGCTGGATGATCATCATCTTCGGCCTGGTCGGCGGCGCCACCACGCCGGTCCTCGGCAAGCTCTCCGACCTCTGGGGCAAGCGCCGGGTGATGCTGCTCAGCGCGGTCAGCTTCGCGGTGGGCACACTGATCTGCGCCCTCACCTCCAGTTGGGGCCTGTTCCTCCTCGGCCGCGGCCTGGAGGCGGTGGCGATCTGCGCGCCCAATGTGGCCTACGGGCTCTTCCGGGACGTCCTGCCGCGGCGCCACATCCCCGCGGCGGTGGGGATGGTGGCCACCGGGCTCGGGCTCTCCGCGGTGGCGGCGCCGCTGCTCGGCGGGTGGATGCTGGACCACTTCTCCTGGCGGGCCATCTTCTGGTTCCTGCTGGCCTTCGTATGCGTGATGATCCCGCTGCTGGTGCTGGTGGTGCCGGAGTCCCGGCTGCGGGTGCGGCAGCGCCTGGACGTGGCCGGCGCCGTCCTCCTCTCCGGCGGTGTGGCGCTGGTGCTGATGTACCTCTCCAACGGCGCCGAGTGGGGCTGGTCCAGGCCGTCCGCGCTGGCCTGGCTGATCGGCGGCGCGCTGGCGCTGGCGGTCTTCGTCGCCTGGGAGCGGCGGGTGGCCGAGCCGCTGATCGACCTCGGCCTCCTCTTCTCGCCGCGGCTGGGCCTGGCGCTGCTGGCGGCACTGCTCGGCAGCGTCACGATCGGCGTCCAGGGCTACGCCGTCCCCTACATGATGCAGACGCCCAAGCGGGCGGAGCTGGCGCACGCCGTCGCCCAGCAGCTGGCGGCGGCCTCGGGCGGGAAACTCACCCCGGCCCGACTGCCGCTGGTGCACATCGACTTCAACGCCGCCCTCGGCTACGGGCTCGGCGCCACACTGCTCGGCTACGGGCTCGCCTCGGCGATCTTCTCCGGCGGCCTGGGCATGATCGGCGGGGCCGGCACCGGTGAGTGGGCCCGCTGGGCCGGACCGCGCCGGCCGCTGCTGCTGGCCATGGCCTCGTTCACCGTCGCACCCCTCCTCTACGCCTTCTTCTCGCACTCCACCTGGCAGTACGTGCTGTGCGCCTGCGTCTTCGGCGTCGGGTACGGGGCGTTCTACTCCTCCGTCCCCAACCTGGTGGTGGAGGCGGTGCCGGCCAGCCGGCAGGGGATCAGCTCGGCGATGTTCGGCGTGGTGACGGCGCTGGCGACCTCGGTGGGCACGGCGGTGCTCTCGGCCTTCCTCTCCGCGCACCCCGCCCGCTTCCAGGTCCGCCTGCCGGGGGTGCCGGCGTCGGCGTCCGGCGGCTGGCATCCGCTGCCGGGGGTGTACGCCGACGCCGGCTACCGCTGGGGGCTGCTCTTCGGCGCGGCCGCCGGACTGCTGGGGCTGGTCGTCGCGCTGCTCATGCGGCACGGCCGGGCGCCGGCGACCGGCGGCCGGGCCCAGCCGGAGCCGGACGACGCGGCCCGCACGGAGGGCTCCGAGGCCGCCTCGGCGGCCTGA
- a CDS encoding winged helix-turn-helix domain-containing protein — protein MARLRALPAPGEAPRSGTPPQRPAGTPPERPAVPLPEGAAVLVAWPPGALPEELLRAYGQGVGAGAGLGGESPMAGYLVLVPAGPALEQAAEPDGADGIRLDRERRTAHVDGRPLDLTYLEFELLAHLTAHPQRVHTRDSLVTAVWGYGHVGDGRTVDVHVARLRRKLGPRHRGSIVTVRRVGYKYAPGAGTS, from the coding sequence GTGGCCCGGCTGCGGGCCCTCCCCGCGCCGGGGGAGGCGCCGCGGTCCGGGACGCCGCCTCAGCGGCCGGCCGGGACGCCGCCCGAGCGGCCGGCCGTGCCGCTGCCCGAGGGGGCGGCCGTCCTCGTCGCCTGGCCGCCCGGGGCGCTGCCGGAGGAACTGCTGCGTGCCTACGGGCAGGGCGTCGGCGCCGGCGCCGGCCTCGGTGGCGAGTCGCCGATGGCGGGCTATCTGGTGCTGGTGCCCGCCGGGCCGGCCCTGGAGCAGGCCGCCGAGCCGGACGGCGCCGACGGCATCAGGCTGGACCGCGAGCGCCGCACGGCCCACGTCGACGGCCGCCCCCTCGACCTCACCTACCTGGAGTTCGAGCTCCTCGCCCACCTCACCGCCCATCCGCAGCGGGTGCACACCCGGGACAGCCTGGTGACCGCGGTGTGGGGCTACGGCCACGTCGGCGACGGGCGGACGGTCGACGTCCATGTGGCCCGGCTGCGCCGCAAGCTCGGTCCCCGGCACCGCGGCAGCATCGTCACCGTCCGCCGGGTCGGCTACAAGTACGCGCCCGGGGCCGGGACGAGCTGA
- a CDS encoding FUSC family protein yields the protein MSWLSALKKTAVQGLHLERAVNEPLTVVRGGSGMALVLFFSLGVGTPELATSATMGAFNSGLSTFQSSFRPRPLLALVSAVGLGASTFVGYLASTQPAVFVLVLALWTFAAGMAWALGPTSGMIAAQTVASMLVVVSLPVSVLSAVDHALVILAAGLAQALLVLVWPIRTWGRQRDALADAFASVADYARRLREDPVAPFDPEPLMVARMASALNRPDSLRTRPAQLGGGRGPVERVRPVLAALADPRVGAPEFGPQRDRARALLDATARVLDALASAVRRARDPRVPDVVYSTLAPIDEDDEQDAHAAAAGNQPAPPPARGGTASITAGAGEGEAEEGPESEEASEAEEAPESEEAPLRGAARRAERRLVRLLGEAVDSVDRNSTEGNGTGGGTDRRSLLRRRPAPEYFPMAAHLLRRNLRWDSPVFRHAVRTASVAALGDATARALHWSHGYWAPLTAVMVMRPDFARTYGRGTARLVGTVAGVVVATVVVVLTRPGPWFCAGLVVVSLAGAFLTMRSGYLATSACTAAYVVFLLSMTGSEALLTGEQRVVMTLLGGGLALSAYAVFPTWETSRLADRLAAYLMACGEFAGTALDAFADPGRDHSRPVREALLDLRSAGAALAEAEARAQMEPVRARGVDIAQAARARSALNAMGRGTMLMEAHLPARDALPVPGAADFARTLREGTRRAADLVRNGRPIGDPVAEVRRAYRVWRRTFGPADEAHRLPGPDRIALEGAGFTVDALVDAAAALSR from the coding sequence GTGTCCTGGTTGTCCGCTCTGAAGAAGACCGCGGTGCAGGGCCTGCACCTGGAGCGGGCCGTCAACGAGCCGCTCACGGTGGTGCGCGGGGGCAGCGGAATGGCCCTGGTGCTCTTCTTCTCCCTCGGCGTCGGCACCCCGGAGCTGGCCACCTCGGCCACCATGGGCGCCTTCAACTCCGGGCTCTCCACCTTCCAGAGCAGCTTCCGGCCGCGCCCGCTGCTGGCCCTGGTGAGCGCGGTCGGGCTGGGCGCCAGCACCTTCGTGGGGTATCTGGCCTCGACGCAGCCCGCCGTCTTCGTCCTCGTCCTGGCGCTGTGGACGTTCGCCGCCGGCATGGCCTGGGCACTCGGCCCCACCAGCGGGATGATCGCCGCGCAGACGGTGGCCTCGATGCTGGTGGTCGTCTCCCTGCCGGTGAGCGTGCTCAGCGCGGTGGACCACGCGCTGGTGATCCTCGCCGCCGGGCTGGCGCAGGCCCTGCTGGTGCTGGTCTGGCCGATCCGCACCTGGGGCCGGCAGCGGGACGCGCTGGCGGACGCCTTCGCCTCGGTGGCGGACTACGCGCGGCGGCTGCGCGAGGACCCGGTGGCGCCGTTCGACCCTGAGCCGCTGATGGTGGCGCGGATGGCGTCCGCCCTCAACCGGCCCGACTCGCTGCGCACCCGGCCCGCCCAACTCGGCGGCGGGCGGGGGCCGGTGGAGCGGGTCCGGCCGGTGCTCGCCGCGCTGGCCGACCCGCGGGTGGGGGCGCCGGAGTTCGGTCCGCAGCGCGACCGGGCCCGGGCCCTGCTGGACGCCACCGCCAGGGTGCTGGACGCCCTGGCCTCCGCGGTCCGCCGGGCCCGCGACCCGCGCGTCCCGGACGTGGTCTACTCCACCCTCGCCCCGATCGACGAGGACGACGAGCAGGACGCCCACGCGGCCGCGGCCGGCAACCAGCCCGCGCCGCCCCCCGCCCGAGGCGGCACCGCCTCCATCACGGCCGGAGCGGGCGAGGGGGAGGCCGAAGAAGGGCCCGAGTCCGAGGAGGCGTCCGAGGCCGAGGAGGCCCCCGAGTCCGAGGAGGCGCCCCTGCGCGGGGCCGCCCGCCGCGCCGAGCGGCGGCTGGTGCGGCTGCTCGGCGAGGCCGTGGACTCGGTCGACCGGAACTCCACCGAGGGGAACGGCACCGGGGGCGGCACCGACCGCCGCTCGCTGCTGCGGCGCAGACCGGCGCCGGAGTACTTCCCGATGGCGGCCCACCTCCTCCGCCGCAATCTCCGCTGGGACTCGCCCGTCTTCCGGCACGCGGTGCGGACCGCCTCGGTCGCCGCCCTCGGCGACGCGACCGCGCGGGCGCTGCACTGGAGCCACGGCTACTGGGCCCCGCTCACCGCGGTGATGGTGATGCGGCCGGACTTCGCCCGCACCTACGGCCGCGGAACGGCCCGGCTGGTCGGCACGGTCGCCGGGGTGGTGGTGGCCACCGTCGTGGTGGTGCTCACCCGTCCGGGGCCGTGGTTCTGCGCCGGGCTCGTGGTGGTCAGCCTGGCCGGCGCCTTCCTCACCATGCGGTCCGGCTATCTGGCGACCAGCGCCTGCACCGCCGCGTATGTGGTCTTCCTGCTGTCCATGACGGGGAGCGAGGCGCTGCTCACCGGCGAGCAGCGGGTGGTGATGACCCTGCTCGGCGGCGGTCTGGCGCTCTCCGCCTACGCCGTCTTCCCCACCTGGGAGACCTCGCGGCTGGCCGACCGGCTGGCGGCCTATCTGATGGCCTGCGGCGAGTTCGCCGGCACCGCGCTGGACGCCTTCGCGGACCCCGGGCGGGACCACAGCCGCCCGGTCCGGGAGGCGCTGCTCGACCTCCGCTCGGCGGGGGCCGCGCTGGCCGAGGCGGAGGCGCGGGCGCAGATGGAGCCGGTCCGGGCGCGCGGGGTGGACATCGCCCAGGCCGCCCGCGCCCGCTCGGCGCTGAACGCGATGGGACGCGGGACGATGCTGATGGAGGCGCACCTCCCGGCGCGGGACGCACTGCCGGTGCCGGGCGCGGCCGACTTCGCGCGGACCCTGCGTGAGGGCACGCGGCGAGCCGCGGACCTGGTCCGCAACGGCCGTCCGATCGGCGATCCGGTCGCCGAGGTGCGCCGGGCCTACCGCGTCTGGCGCCGCACCTTCGGCCCGGCCGACGAGGCGCACCGGCTCCCCGGCCCGGACCGGATCGCCCTGGAGGGAGCCGGCTTCACCGTCGACGCGCTGGTGGACGCGGCGGCGGCGCTGAGTCGCTGA
- a CDS encoding acyl-CoA dehydrogenase family protein has product MANSAAGETTVQSTNFNLELNEDQTTVRDWLHGFAADTIRPAAAEWDEREETPWPIIQEAAKLGIYSLDFYAQGFFDPTGLTIPVVMEELFWGDAGIGLSIVGTTLAAVGVLANGTEEQIGTWVPQMFGTPDDVKVAAFCSSEPNAGSDVASMKTRAVYDEAKDEWVLNGTKTWATNGGIANVHVVVASVDPDLGARGQASFIIPPNTPGLSQGQKFQKHGIRASHTAEVVLDDVRIPGSCLLGGKEKLDERLARSRERAAAEARGESKAKVKNAAMATFEASRPAVGAQAVGIARAAYEVALEYAKTREQFGRPIIDNQGVAFTLADMKTRIDASRLLVWRASWMAAARKPFEAAEGSMSKLYAGETAKWVTANAIQILGGNGYTREYPVERMHRDAAIYTIFEGTSEIQRLVIARRISGLPIR; this is encoded by the coding sequence ATGGCCAACTCAGCAGCCGGCGAGACGACTGTGCAGTCGACGAACTTCAACCTCGAACTGAACGAGGACCAGACCACCGTCCGGGACTGGCTGCACGGATTCGCCGCCGACACCATCCGCCCGGCCGCCGCCGAATGGGACGAGCGGGAGGAGACCCCCTGGCCGATCATCCAGGAGGCCGCCAAGCTCGGCATCTACTCGCTCGACTTCTACGCCCAGGGCTTCTTCGACCCGACCGGCCTGACCATCCCGGTCGTGATGGAGGAGCTGTTCTGGGGCGACGCCGGGATCGGCCTCTCCATCGTGGGCACCACCCTCGCGGCGGTCGGCGTGCTGGCCAACGGCACCGAGGAGCAGATCGGCACCTGGGTGCCGCAGATGTTCGGCACCCCCGACGACGTCAAGGTCGCCGCCTTCTGCTCGTCCGAGCCCAACGCCGGCTCCGACGTCGCCTCGATGAAGACCAGGGCCGTCTACGACGAGGCCAAGGACGAGTGGGTGCTCAACGGCACCAAGACCTGGGCCACCAACGGCGGCATCGCCAACGTCCACGTCGTGGTCGCCTCGGTCGACCCCGACCTGGGCGCGCGCGGCCAGGCCTCCTTCATCATCCCGCCGAACACCCCCGGGCTCAGCCAGGGCCAGAAGTTCCAGAAGCACGGCATCCGCGCCTCGCACACCGCCGAGGTCGTCCTCGACGACGTGCGGATCCCCGGCTCCTGCCTCCTCGGCGGCAAGGAGAAGCTGGACGAGCGGCTGGCCCGGTCCCGCGAGCGGGCGGCGGCGGAGGCCCGCGGCGAGTCCAAGGCCAAGGTGAAGAACGCGGCGATGGCCACCTTCGAGGCGTCCCGCCCGGCGGTCGGCGCGCAGGCGGTCGGCATCGCCCGGGCCGCGTACGAGGTGGCCCTGGAGTACGCCAAGACCCGTGAGCAGTTCGGCCGGCCGATCATCGACAACCAGGGCGTGGCCTTCACCCTGGCCGACATGAAGACCCGGATCGACGCCTCCCGGCTGCTGGTGTGGCGGGCGTCCTGGATGGCCGCCGCCCGCAAGCCGTTCGAGGCGGCCGAGGGCTCGATGTCCAAGCTCTACGCCGGTGAGACGGCGAAGTGGGTCACCGCCAACGCGATCCAGATCCTCGGCGGCAACGGCTACACCCGGGAGTACCCGGTGGAGCGGATGCACCGGGACGCGGCGATCTACACCATCTTCGAGGGCACCTCGGAGATCCAGCGCCTGGTCATCGCGCGCCGCATCTCGGGGCTGCCGATCCGGTAG
- a CDS encoding TetR family transcriptional regulator — protein sequence MEQAEQTEQVEQTSAERRRAELLDAAERVVRRLGPGASMNAIAAEAGITKPILYRHFRDKSGLYQALAQRHTSGLQANVRATLGLPLERRDLVEAVLDTYFTAIEARPQVYRFLTHPEPAGAPTGPATGGPLAPALRAIAEELARAIRAQVDLGPETDLLAEVWAHGITGMVLAAGDWWMEYPGISRERMVRALADLLWGRLAAAEQRPLPARRQAEHPPED from the coding sequence ATCGAACAGGCCGAGCAGACGGAGCAGGTCGAGCAGACCTCGGCCGAACGGCGGCGGGCCGAGCTGCTGGACGCGGCGGAGCGCGTGGTACGGCGCCTGGGGCCGGGCGCCAGCATGAACGCGATCGCCGCCGAGGCGGGCATCACCAAGCCGATCCTCTACCGGCACTTCCGCGACAAGAGCGGGCTCTACCAGGCGCTCGCGCAGCGCCACACCTCCGGCCTGCAGGCCAACGTCCGTGCGACGCTGGGCCTGCCGCTGGAGCGTCGGGACCTGGTCGAGGCCGTGCTCGACACCTACTTCACCGCGATCGAGGCGCGGCCGCAGGTGTACCGCTTCCTCACCCACCCCGAGCCGGCCGGCGCGCCGACCGGGCCGGCCACCGGCGGGCCGCTGGCGCCGGCGCTGCGGGCGATCGCCGAGGAGCTCGCCCGCGCGATCCGCGCCCAGGTGGACCTGGGGCCCGAGACCGATCTCCTGGCCGAGGTCTGGGCACACGGCATCACCGGGATGGTGCTGGCCGCCGGCGACTGGTGGATGGAGTATCCGGGGATCTCCCGTGAGCGGATGGTGCGGGCGCTGGCGGACCTGCTGTGGGGACGGCTGGCCGCGGCGGAGCAGCGCCCGCTTCCGGCGAGGCGCCAGGCCGAGCACCCACCGGAGGACTAG